In the Ranitomeya imitator isolate aRanImi1 chromosome 2, aRanImi1.pri, whole genome shotgun sequence genome, ATATGGTTTTTGAACAATTTCTCCATAAAACATATAGTTTCTCCCCTTgtgcgtttttttttatttttatgttcaaCAAAATATATTTTCTATTAATTCATTTTCCACATTCCAGATATGATAATGACTTCTCCCCTTGTGGAAtttaaaatgttcaacaaaatAGCATTACTGttcaaaatatttcccacatttccCATCATATGAACATTGCTTCTCacttgtgtgaattctctggtgcttaaccaaatatgATTTATatgaaaaacattttccacattctgaacatgaatatcacttctcccctttgtgaATTTTTTGGTGCTTATTAAGACTTAATTTATCTGaccaacattttccacattctgagcataaatatggcttctcccctgcatgaattctctggtgtataacaaggTATGCTTTCcatgcaaaacattttccacattcagaacatgaaaaaggtttctctcctgtgtgaattttctggtgtAAAACTAGATATTCTTTCgatgcaaaacattttccacattctgaacatgaatatggcttctcccctgtatgacttctctggtgtataacaaggTATGAATTCCATGCAAAACGTTTTCCACATTCAGAACacaaaaaaggtttctcccctgtgtgatttttTTGGTGAGAAACAAGCGCTGTTTTTcgtacaaaacattttccacatgttgaacaagaaaaaggcttctcccctgtgtgagttttctggtgaaAAACTAGATAGTCTTTCgatgcaaaacattttccacattctaaacatgaatatggcttttcccctgtgtgagttctctggtgtaaaACTAGGTATCTTTTCaatgcaaaacattttccacattctgaacatgaaaaaggcttctcccctgtgtgagttctctgatgtttaacaagttcTGATCTCACTCCataacatttttcacattctgaacatgagaaaggcttctctcctgtgtgagttctctgatgtctaacaagttgTGATCTCACTCCataacatttttcacattctgaacatgaaaaaggcttctcccctgtgtgagttctctgatgttgaaCGAGTTGTGAGCTCACTCTATAacactttccacattctgaacatgaaaaaggcttctcccctgtgtgagttctatggtgattaagaAGTTCTCGTTTACAtaaaaaacatttctcacattctgaacataaatatggcttctcccctgtgtgagttctctggtgaattACAAGATTACATttatgtttaaaacatttcccacattcggaacatgaatatggcttctccccagtgtgagttcgCTGATGTGTGTTAAgatttgatttctctgtaaaacatttcccacattctaaacataaatatggcttctcccctgtgtgagttctctggtgaataacaagatctgatttccagttaaaacatttcccacattctgaacatgagtatGGCTTCTCTACATCATGAATTATTTTATGCCTAACAAGATCTGATTCATAGTGAAAATACCTCTCAcatttggaacaagaaaatcttttttcctctgtgtgaattttttgatgcttAACAAAAGATGTTTTGAGGGGAAAAGTATTTCCGTATTCTGAATGTGTAATTTGCTTCTTTGCTTTAAGAGAAGttcgttttttaatgcctcttttctgatttttattttcatTAGTAGACTGTAATGAATCAGAGGATAGGACCTGTTTCAAAGAAGGAGATGATAAATCTTTGCTGTGAatagatgatggtatatctggagtaatggcattcacttcaattgtatcctgtgacaTCTCAAGGTCATCTGActtaaaaactgaagatgtcagttgtccctctgatctcctggtactgtcatctgccaagaataaaaccaattattatttttgaataaaatattgaaacttatatttttgaacatttctactcaaAATGTCCATAGAAATGGAAAAAGTTATGTAGTAAAACTGAATTATTCACTAAGACAATGACAGTCCACGATCTAATAGAAGAACTCATTGCATGAACCAGTGaagcgtggtgttcaactgttcgTTCATTTTGCCTCCAAAATATAAGAATAAAGAGCCACAAAAAATGTTCTGGAGGTGAAAATGATACAAAAACTTTTACTGCTCctgtaaaacaaaaagaaaacattcATGTGTCAAAAAGTCAATACTCCTATATATTAATTCACTGATTGTTAAATTCACAAAATAGAGTAACTTTATGGAGTTTTCTGTCTTTCTGTAACACTAGGGCCTCTGCAAATGGTATGTCTGATCTCCTCTGGGGTCTGATCTTGCGATGTCTGCTTCTATCACCAGTCGCCGCCATCATTCCTTCTGCAGGTGGCACTGGTGATAGAAGACACATTGTAACCAGAAGCTCTGGGCAGCacaggctctgtccagccactaagaaTAGGGTGGCTGGGACCAGTAGTACCACCCAGTgtggcagtatgggtgtgtgtgcaGTCCAGCTGGAATAATCAGCTTCCTACTTCAGGTAATTGtaaagcaccacaccctactaaagctagaAGCATATTGCCAgaagctgccagatacagccttgttctcctctAGTTCAGTCCTGTGTGATCAGGACTAGTTGATCCTGTTCTGACCATGCCCCTTTTCCGGACTACTCTTCTGtcttctgatttttttattttctctgccCTTTTGGTTCTAGCTAAATTCTAGGCCCcttaaagtaatttaaaaaaaagatttgttaCCCAAAAACTAGCTTATGTAAATTTAGTTAAACATATAAAAACGTTTTCCTAAGCTCCACTGACTGAGGTGCATGgcagcttatttttttgtgggacaagaagttttcagctataccatttttatttacattcaactttttatcacgttttattctactttttgttcattAGTATAATGAAAaagaatagtttttttttgccacgatttttttttttttttatggtgttcactgaaaagGATaattagtgtgacagttttatatatTGGGTCATTctggatgcggtgataccaaatgtgtactttttttgttttttttttgtttgtacataAATATACCTATTTATCGGTATAtgtttttcaaatttttaaaaacttttttacttagaCTCTCTGagactttaacttttattactctgatcgctgatataatgcattgcaatgcattat is a window encoding:
- the LOC138663782 gene encoding oocyte zinc finger protein XlCOF6-like is translated as MDKDKMVDMLLQLNLEILFRLTGEDYTVVKKTSSEYCEVPTSEGWGRPLSPITGPPPHPLIYEDINDQEILELTYKMIELLTGEVPIRCQDVTVYFSMEEWEYLEGHKDLYKDVMMEVPQPLSSPDLSSKRTTPERCPRPLLPQDCKQEDPNVHQGNDLTNINTTEKCVRGDEQSKEQIPTDNHQDDSTRRSEGQLTSSVFKSDDLEMSQDTIEVNAITPDIPSSIHSKDLSSPSLKQVLSSDSLQSTNENKNQKRGIKKRTSLKAKKQITHSEYGNTFPLKTSFVKHQKIHTEEKRFSCSKCERYFHYESDLVRHKIIHDVEKPYSCSECGKCFNWKSDLVIHQRTHTGEKPYLCLECGKCFTEKSNLNTHQRTHTGEKPYSCSECGKCFKHKCNLVIHQRTHTGEKPYLCSECEKCFLCKRELLNHHRTHTGEKPFSCSECGKCYRVSSQLVQHQRTHTGEKPFSCSECEKCYGVRSQLVRHQRTHTGEKPFSCSECEKCYGVRSELVKHQRTHTGEKPFSCSECGKCFALKRYLVLHQRTHTGEKPYSCLECGKCFASKDYLVFHQKTHTGEKPFSCSTCGKCFVRKTALVSHQKNHTGEKPFLCSECGKRFAWNSYLVIHQRSHTGEKPYSCSECGKCFASKEYLVLHQKIHTGEKPFSCSECGKCFAWKAYLVIHQRIHAGEKPYLCSECGKCWSDKLSLNKHQKIHKGEK